One part of the Sphingopyxis sp. TUF1 genome encodes these proteins:
- a CDS encoding MFS transporter, whose translation MSAGRTIPFIVATIFMDAVGFGIIMPVLPQLVMEVGRIDLPHAIEVGAWIGLVMAVATFLASPVLGNLSDHFGRRRILLLALGGLALDYALLTVVDTLPWLFVARALSGVFGGSYAAAQAAIADITAPAERARNFGFVGAAFGVGFVAGPAIGGFLGEIGPRAPFVAAAILAAANMLYGYFIFPETLPPERRRTFDWRRANPLGAWRTMRALPGMDGVAGVLVLWQIASLVYPMTWSFYCIAQLGWSPAMIGASLAAVGVMIALGQVSVVGPAVARFGERDAATLGILVAVAVYIGYAFTTSTIGAFLLLIPIALQAPVQPSLMAMMSRRATADTQGEVQGISAMAMGLGQLAAPMLLTGTMAYFTAAAAPVHFPGAAFIVAAIFGLLAILMLRRLPRATPTTDQMPPSVTI comes from the coding sequence GTGAGCGCGGGGCGCACCATCCCGTTCATCGTTGCGACGATCTTCATGGACGCCGTCGGTTTCGGCATCATCATGCCCGTGCTGCCGCAGCTGGTGATGGAGGTCGGACGGATCGACCTGCCTCACGCGATCGAGGTCGGTGCGTGGATCGGGCTGGTGATGGCCGTCGCAACCTTCCTCGCCTCGCCCGTGCTTGGCAACCTGTCGGACCATTTCGGACGGCGGCGGATCCTGCTGCTTGCGCTCGGCGGCCTCGCGCTCGATTATGCGTTGCTGACGGTCGTCGATACGCTGCCGTGGCTGTTCGTCGCGCGCGCGCTGTCGGGGGTTTTCGGTGGCAGCTATGCTGCTGCACAGGCCGCGATCGCCGACATCACGGCGCCCGCGGAGCGCGCGCGCAATTTCGGCTTCGTCGGCGCAGCATTCGGCGTCGGTTTCGTGGCCGGCCCCGCGATCGGCGGTTTCCTGGGCGAGATCGGCCCCCGCGCGCCGTTCGTCGCCGCCGCGATCCTCGCCGCGGCAAACATGCTCTATGGCTATTTCATCTTTCCCGAAACGCTGCCACCCGAACGGCGCCGGACGTTCGACTGGCGGCGCGCCAATCCGCTCGGCGCCTGGCGCACGATGCGCGCGCTGCCGGGAATGGACGGCGTCGCCGGGGTACTCGTGCTGTGGCAGATCGCCAGCCTCGTCTATCCGATGACCTGGAGCTTTTACTGCATCGCTCAGCTCGGCTGGAGCCCCGCCATGATCGGCGCGAGCCTGGCCGCGGTGGGCGTGATGATCGCGCTCGGGCAGGTGTCCGTCGTCGGCCCCGCGGTGGCGCGCTTCGGCGAGCGCGATGCCGCGACGCTCGGCATCCTGGTCGCCGTCGCGGTCTACATCGGTTACGCCTTCACCACATCGACGATCGGCGCCTTCCTGCTGCTCATCCCCATCGCGTTGCAGGCGCCGGTGCAGCCGTCGCTGATGGCGATGATGTCGCGCCGTGCCACCGCCGATACGCAGGGCGAGGTGCAGGGGATTTCGGCGATGGCAATGGGGCTGGGCCAGCTTGCCGCACCGATGCTGCTGACGGGCACGATGGCTTATTTTACCGCCGCCGCCGCGCCCGTGCATTTCCCCGGCGCTGCGTTCATCGTCGCGGCGATTTTCGGGCTATTGGCGATTCTGATGCTTCGCCGCCTGCCGCGGGCGACGCCGACGACGGATCAGATGCCGCCGTCGGTCACCATATAA